The Kineothrix sp. IPX-CK genomic interval AAATGTTGATACCATTTACTGCATTATCTTGTTTAATCCATATTACCAAGTTCCATACATACTAATCGTGGATGGGCCTGATCCAACACTAAGCCCAGTATCTACGAAACCATATTGCGATCCATCTCCAGTAACTTGTACCCAAGTACCGTTGGTACTCTCAACATAATTTATAGCTTTCCAATCCGGATGAGATTGTCCTGATAAAGCAGAACTACATGCAACACGACAATTACTAGCTACTGTTCCCCATTTCGTAGCGCCAGCTGTATACACTGTCGATGAACGACGAAATTTGAATGTTTTGTAGGTTGTACCATTAATTGACACAGTACCATAGGGATAAGCTGTACAATCAGAACATGCATTATTAGGTGGATTAATTAAATATCCATTTTTCATTCCTGAGCTACTTAAAAAATAGATTGCATAAAAATCGCCTTCAAAGCCAATTAAGGAAAAGGCCTCACGATTGGCTAAGGTACCAATTTGGGTTTTGCTTGATCCTGTGCTGTTATAAACAGGAATTGTACTACCACTTTTGTTAATTAAAAATTCTGACATATTTTCATCTCCTTTTTTATTTTTTAACCGGTTATGTATATAAAGCAATTTGGTAAATAGTCAAGAAGTATTTTGATTTGTTTTTCGTACAGAAGGGTAACTTTAATAGACCTACGGCTTTCATAACAAAAACGTAGATTTAGAATGAGATATGAATTACCTACTCTTTTCCGGAGAGTAGAGTTGGCTCTTGTCCAGCAGACCATAGAGCAGACGTATAAATTTACGGGAAGTCAACGCGAGTGCACGTTTGTGCTGATGGTTTCTTGTTTCAGCATATTTCTTATGATAGAAGTGTTCATACTCAGGACAGTGTCTTATAACACTTCCAGTTGCTTCAATGATGTAATACCGAAGGTAACGGTTGCCAGCCTTACTCATATGTTTGTCTTCTGATTCAAAATCGCCTGAATCATTATCATTCCAAACGATACCGCAGTATTTTGCGAGTGAGTCAGCACTTTGAAAAACTTTAACAGAACCTATTTCAGCAAGAATTCCGGCAGAGTAAACCTTGCCAATTCCAGGGATGGAATTAAGCACTGTATATTCCTCGGGATTTAACCCTTGCACAGTTTGAAGGATTGCTTTATCAATTGCTTTTAATTCCTTCTCAAAAGAGCTGATGCAGTTAAATGAGGAGGCAATTGATATCGTAAGTGGCTCATATAGGCATTTATCAAGCCTGTATGAATTACGAGCTGCAGCCTGTATTATCTTAGCTGTTTCTTCCGGATCTGCGATGCGACCTTTACTTTTAGAGCTAATGAATACAACAAGGTCTTCAATAGAGGTATTTACTATGTCCTCATTTGTTGTGAACTCTGTAAGAATAGCCTCGGCTGTAGCACCATATTTATTTGAAAAAGGATGCTCTCCATTGCGTAATAAGGCATACTCACTGAACTTCAGAAAAATGTTATTTAACATATATGTTTTCTCTCTGGCAATACATTCAGTGATGTGCATACGATGTCTGGTAAGGCGTTGTAAGGCGAGATATTGGGAACCACGCCAAGGCTTGATGCTGATACGGCCAACACGGGCAAAATCAGCAATAACAAAGGAATCTATGCCATCATTTTTTCCAATGTCGTTGAAGGACTTTTTGTAATTCTTCACTTCCTTTGGATTGAGGCAATAAACACGGACGGAAAATGGAGCTAATAGATCGCTGGCTGAAAGGTAATTGGCCAGATGAACTCCATAAAATCCTGTTGATTCCATGCCGATTACAACGAATTTGAACTGATGATTTGCAGTAAGGACATCAACAATTAGACTTTCAAGAAGAGCTGCACCTTCTTGAGTATTTTCAATAGATTTCATTTTTATGAAGAACTCCTGATTAAAATCAAGTGCAGAAATAACATGAATACGGGATGCAATATCAATCCCAACAAAAAGCGTTGAGAGGTAATCGATTTTTTCTTTCACGGATAGTCACCACCTTTCATAGCAGAATAAAAAGAATGTAATCATGGCTTGTCCCAGATCACTACGCCACCCTAACCCTCGCGTTATTAGCATTCTCCGGTAAGAAATACCCTGCTGGTGGCTAGATACCAGGATGCAGCATTTGTGTAATAAGTCTTAGCGTAGCATTAGGGCTGCAAGCTTTCTTGGCAATAACAAAATGTTTTGCTGGAGAATTAAAGCAGTGACCACAGCTACAGTTCTTGTGAACTTAATTGTAACATCTGGGACCATGACTATAAAGCAACTTATTAACAATGTAGGTATAACAAGATGACCAACAATTCATCTAATACCTATATCATAAAAAATAAGTCTATAGCCTCTATGATTGAGGTCTATAAACTTATAATACGAGGAGGATTTTAATATGAATATGTAAATATGTCCCTTTATTGATAAATAGTGAAAACTACTATATGTTATTTATAAATTATAGTACTAAATCAGAGCCCAAATACTGCACATATAATATTATTAAATAAAATG includes:
- a CDS encoding IS110 family transposase, whose translation is MKEKIDYLSTLFVGIDIASRIHVISALDFNQEFFIKMKSIENTQEGAALLESLIVDVLTANHQFKFVVIGMESTGFYGVHLANYLSASDLLAPFSVRVYCLNPKEVKNYKKSFNDIGKNDGIDSFVIADFARVGRISIKPWRGSQYLALQRLTRHRMHITECIAREKTYMLNNIFLKFSEYALLRNGEHPFSNKYGATAEAILTEFTTNEDIVNTSIEDLVVFISSKSKGRIADPEETAKIIQAAARNSYRLDKCLYEPLTISIASSFNCISSFEKELKAIDKAILQTVQGLNPEEYTVLNSIPGIGKVYSAGILAEIGSVKVFQSADSLAKYCGIVWNDNDSGDFESEDKHMSKAGNRYLRYYIIEATGSVIRHCPEYEHFYHKKYAETRNHQHKRALALTSRKFIRLLYGLLDKSQLYSPEKSR